The genomic window GAAGCCCCTGGCCAGTTCAGTGGCCTTCTGCTTGAAGTTCTCGATGGCGATCGTCTGGGCCTCGGTCTCGCTCTTGGCACGCTGCTCGCGGCTCAGTGCAAAACCCACATTGCCGACGTTCAGCGTGGTGATGCGCCCGGCGGTCTGGGTAATGCGCGGAAAGTCGCGGCCCTCGAGCACCATTTCAGCGGAGCCCTGCCAGCCGTTGATCTTGCCTTCGCGGGTATAGCGCGGCGACAGGCTGAAGTTGCCCGTGCGCACATCAAGCTGCCCCGGTTGGGCGTTTTTCTTGGCTTCGGCCAGCGCTGCGTCCACCGCGGCCTTGAGCTGCGACTGAACAGTGGCGGCGTCGGTGGCGTCGCGCGTGGTGGTGAGCGTCATGCTGAGCAGGTCCTGCTGCACTTCGACCGTGCCCGAAGCCGTGAGCTGCAGCACGTTCTGCGGCGGCGCGGCCATGTTCTGGGCCATGGCGGTGCCTGCAGCTCCAGCCGCGGCCAATGCAACGCAAGCCGCGATCAGTTTGATTTTTTTCAAGACGAGATACTCCCTGGATTGGTATTCAAGACGCCAAACGCGCCGCGCCGCCTCAGCGGCGCTGGCTGCGTGGCAAGGTCAGCGCGCGAGTGGCTGAAATCGGCGCGGGCGCGAGTCGCTCGGCCGGCTGCGATTCTGCCGAATTCGGCCGCGGAGGGGTGCCGGGGGGCGTCCACTGCCTTCGCACCTGCTGCCGCAGCTCGAAGAGTTCGGCCGCGGTGAGGCGCCGGCCGGCAGCCGCCTCCTCCCGCCGGATCTCGTCGCGCTGGGCCGCGCGGTGGGCGGCTACGGCTTCGCGCACTTCGCTTCGGCGCAGGTCGCCAACCTTGAGAAAGTCGCCGGCCACAGCCAAGGCAGGGCCACAGCCGCAGGCAACGATGA from Variovorax paradoxus includes these protein-coding regions:
- a CDS encoding SIMPL domain-containing protein (The SIMPL domain is named for its presence in mouse protein SIMPL (signalling molecule that associates with mouse pelle-like kinase). Bacterial member BP26, from Brucella, was shown to assemble into a channel-like structure, while YggE from E. coli has been associated with resistance to oxidative stress.), with product MKKIKLIAACVALAAAGAAGTAMAQNMAAPPQNVLQLTASGTVEVQQDLLSMTLTTTRDATDAATVQSQLKAAVDAALAEAKKNAQPGQLDVRTGNFSLSPRYTREGKINGWQGSAEMVLEGRDFPRITQTAGRITTLNVGNVGFALSREQRAKSETEAQTIAIENFKQKATELARGFGFGGYTLREVSVNANDNGPIRPRAMAASAKSFSADAPVPVEAGKTSVVVSVSGSVQLK